The following are encoded together in the Montipora foliosa isolate CH-2021 chromosome 12, ASM3666993v2, whole genome shotgun sequence genome:
- the LOC137979847 gene encoding tetratricopeptide repeat protein 28-like: protein MVDRKMGVLEQHMQELSVATKEGNRRQRGLACFDLGKYYYGIANFNQAIRSYTEALAMFKEIGFRAGEGKAYLGLGNAYDSLGNFKQAIEYHNQHLSIAKEVGDTPGEGMAYGNLGNAYDSLGNFKQAIEYHNQHLSIAKEVGDIAGQGMAYGNLGNAYDSLGNFKQAIEYHNQHLSIAKEVGDIAGQGMAYGNLGNAYDSLGNFKLAIEYHNQHLSIAKEVGDIAGEGKAYGNLGNAYYSLGNFKQAIEYHNQHLSIAKEVGDIAGEGKAYGNLGNAYDSLGNFKQAIEYHNQDLSIAKEVGDIAGEGKAYGNLGNAYHSLGNFKQAIEYYYQHLSIAKEIGDIAGEGKAYRNLGIAYDSLGNFKQAIEYHNQHLSIAKEVGDIAGEGMAYGNLGIAYYSLGNFKQAIEYHNQHLSITKEIGDIAGEGKAYGNLGNAYHSLGNFKQAIECHNQDLSIAKEVGDIAGEGKAYRNLGNAYYSLGNCKQAIECHNQDLSIAKEVGDIAGEGKAYGNLGNAYHSLGNFKQAIECHNQDLSIAKEVGDIAGEGKAYCNLGNAYYSLGNFKQAIEYHNQGLGIAKEVGDPIGQAMACYHLGCVHEISDSLSKALNYYRQSIYYYDETRRLLQSEDAWKISFRDTKQFAYNALWTALLKTGEVDEALYAAEQGRAQALGDILKMQYGVDEKRSSALTMKLSFGMNDLPSQTVFTALDGNTISLWLLREDIVINFRQKEIENGSAKSLMESTFKEIGVGTVVQCKNRSLDRQRNNFSRRREAVEETVHSLSFPVNCLQPLYDVLVSPIADLLQEDELVFVPDGPFCLAPFSALSDSVRIRAIPSLTALKVIASAPDDFQGKNEALLVGDPCLKEVTWGTGKPMYKELPCAKKEVEVIGKLLHATPLTGKNATKAEVLKRMKSVTLIHIAAHGDAQFGEIALAPNPKRTSQIPEEEDYMLTLSDVHTVHLQARLVVLSCCHSGQGEVKSEGIVGIARAFLCAGARSVLVSLWGIDDKATLIFMKSFYEHLANRKSASTALHHAMKCLRETYSAVKYWAPFVLIGDDVTFEFGQHKHEKNET from the coding sequence ATGGTGGATAGAAAGATGGGCGTTTTGGAGCAGCATATGCAAGAGCTTAGTGTTGCAACAAAGGAGGGAAACAGACGACAGAGGGGTTTGGCTTGTTTTGATCTGGGTAAATACTATTATGGCATAGCCAACTTTAATCAGGCCATTAGAAGTTACACAGAAGCACTAGCCATGTTTAAGGAAATAGGTTTCAGGgctggagaaggaaaagcttatttgggtctcggcaacgcttatgacagtctggggaattttaagcaagccatagagtaccacaatcaacatcttagtattgcgaaagaagttGGGGACACACCTGGAGAAGGAAtggcctatggcaatctcggcaacgcttatgacagtctggggaattttaagcaagccatagagtaccacaatcaacatctaagtattgcaaaagaagttgggGACATAGCTGGACAAGGAAtggcctatggcaatctcggcaacgcttatgacagtctggggaattttaagcaagccatagagtaccacaatcaacatcttagtattgcaaaagaagttgggGACATAGCTGGACAAGGAAtggcctatggcaatctcggcaacgcttatgacagtctggggaattttaagctagccatagagtaccacaatcaacatcttagtattgcaaaagaagttggggacatagctggagaaggaaaagcctatggcaatctcggcaacgcttactacagtctggggaattttaagcaagccatagagtaccacaatcaacatcttagtattgcaaaagaagttggggacatagctggagaaggaaaagcctatggcaatctcggcaacgcttatgacagtctggggaattttaagcaagccatagagtaccacaatcaagatcttagtattgcaaaagaagttggggacatagctggagaaggaaaagcctatggcaatctcggcaacgcttaccACAGTCtgggtaattttaagcaagccatagagtactactatcaacatcttagtattgcgaaagaaaTTGGGGACATAgctggagaaggaaaagcctatcgcaatctcggcatcgcttatgacagtctggggaattttaagcaagccatagagtaccacaatcaacatcttagtattgcgaaagaagttGGTGACATAGCTGGAGAAGGAAtggcctatggcaatctcggcattgCTTACTACAGTCtgggtaattttaagcaagccatagagtaccacaatcaacatcttagtattacAAAAGAAATTGGGGACATAgctggagaaggaaaagcctatggcaatctcggcaatgcttaccACAGTCtgggtaattttaagcaagccatagagtgccacaatcaagatcttagtattgcaaaagaagttggggacatagctggagaaggaaaagcctatcgcaatctcggcaacgcttactACAGTCTGGGGAATtgtaagcaagccatagagtgccacaatcaagatcttagtattgcgaaagaagttggggacatagctggagaaggaaaagcctatggcaatctcggcaatgcttaccACAGTCtgggtaattttaagcaagccatagagtgccacaatcaagatcttagtattgcaaaagaagttggggacatagctggagaaggaaaagcctattgcaatctcggcaacgcttactacagtctggggaattttaagcaagccatagagtaccacaatcaaggtCTTGGTATTGCCAAAGAAGTTGGGGACCCCATAGGGCAGGCAATGGCATGTTATCATCTTGGTTGTGTTCATGAAATTTCAGATTCCTTGAGCAAAGCTCTTAATTACTATCGTCAAAGCATATATTATTATGATGAAACAAGGCGTCTTCTTCAGTCAGaagatgcatggaaaataagctttcgtgacaCAAAGCAGTTTGCGTACAATGCTCTGTGGACAGCACTCTTGAAGACTGGAGAGGTAGATGaggctttgtatgctgctgagcaaggacgagcacaggctttgggagacattttaaagatgcaataCGGTGTTGATGAGAAACGTTCTTCGGCACTTACGATGAAGTTAAGTTTTGGAATGAACGATTtaccttcacaaactgttttcacagcacttgaTGGGAACACGATCAGCCTCTGGTTGCTAAGAGAAGATATCGTgataaattttagacaaaaggAAATCGAAAATGGAAGTGCCAAATCACTGATGGAAAGTACTTTTAAAGAGATCGGTGTGGGAACTGTTGTACAATGCAAGAATCGTTCCCTTGACAGACAACGCAACAACTTCTCACGCAGAAGGGAAGCTGTTGAGGAAACAGTTCACTCCTTGAGCTTCCCTGTGAACTGTTTACAGcccttgtatgatgtcttagtcAGCCCTATCGCAGACTTGCTCCAGGAAGATGAGTTAgtctttgttcctgatggaccattttgcttggctcctttttctgcattgagtgactctgtcaggatccgtgCAATTCCCTCACTGACCGCTTTAAAAGTGATAGCTAGTGCACCTGACGACTTCCAAGGTAAGAATGAAGCGCTGCTTGTGGGCGATCCGTGCTTGAAAGAAGTCACTTGGGGTACCGGTAAGCCCATGTATAAAGAGTTGCCATGCGCGAAAAAAGAGGTGGAGGTGATTGGAAAACTTCTGCACGCCACGCCTCTTACAGGTAAAAATGCaaccaaagctgaggtgctgaaaagaatgaagtcagttactttaatccacattgctgcacatggAGATGCCCAatttggagaaattgctttggccccGAATCCCAAACGCACATCACAGATCCCGgaagaggaagattacatgttaacATTGAGCGATGTTCACACAGTTCATCTTCAGGCAAGACTTGTTGTGCtgagttgctgtcatagtggccagggagaggtgaaatctgagggtattgtgggcatagccagggctttcctgtgtgctggtgcccgatctgttctggtgtcactctggggaATCGACGACAAGGCGACCTTGATCTTCATGAAAAGTTTCTATGAACACTTAGCAAATAGGAAAAGTGCAAGtacagctcttcaccatgctatgAAATGTCTTCGGGAGACTTATTCTGCCGTAaaatactgggcgccatttgtgctaattggcgatgatgtcacctttgaaTTTGGGCAACACAAAcacgaaaagaatg